From Pirellulales bacterium:
GATGCGCCGGTGCCGAATGAGCCCAACGTGTGGGTCGGCCGCACCTATGCCGAAGCCCCAGACATCGACGGCGTGGTGTATGTGACGGGCGAGGGATTGCAGGCCGGGCAGATTGTTCCCTGTGAGATCGTTGCCACGAGCGAATACGATTTGATCGCCGCCCCGGTGGGCGAACCGAGTTGAACAAGGCTACAGGCTTGAGGCTACAGGCTGAAGACGCCCGGTGGCCCGAGCCCGGAGCAAAACACCGTGCCGCAAGCCCTGTAGCCTGTAGCCTCCCATGTCCACCAGCACTGAAAAGGCCCGGCCGCCGCTCATCGATTTTCGCAAGGCATTCAATGTGCCCAACCAGCTCACCACGATCCGGCTGTTGCTGGGCGTGGTGCTGTTCTGCCTGATCGGGTTCGACTATTATCTTCCCGCGATGTACGTGTTTATCGTTGCCGCGGGCACCGACTGGGTCGACGGTTTTTATGCCCGGCGGTACAACCAAGTGACCACGCTTGGCCGGATTCTCGATCCGTTCGCCGATAAGATCATCATTTGCGGCACGTTCATTTTTCTTGCCGCGCTGTCCGCCGATTCGAAAATCACTTCGGCAATGGCGGTGATTGTCGTCGGGCGAGAACTGCTCGTGACTGTGCTGCGAAGTTTTCTCGAGCAGCACGGATCGGATTTCAGCGCCAAGATGTCGGGCAAGCTGAAGATGGTGTTGCAATGCGTGGCCTGCGCGGTGAGCTTGTTTGCTCTTTCGTATCTGCGCGCCAGTCCGCCGGTAGCGCCGCCGGCGTGGGTTCCGCCGACGCTGTTGATCGCCGTCTGGTCGGCGGTGGTGCTGACGGTGATCTCCGGGATCGTATATGTGTTCGCCGCGATCAAGTTGCTGCGGCAATAGAAACAGCTTTGCCAATAAATCCGTGATCGACCGATGCCCCCTGCCGACGCGCCGCTGCCGCTGGCGATAAAACTGTTGATCGGCGCGGTCGTGAGCCTTGGCCTTCTGACGGCTCTTTTTGTGGCAATCAAAGCGTGGCGCCGGCCGCCGCTGTTGCCCTACGAGCCGCGCCGACCGGTTCCCTGGGGGGCGAATGATCTGGTGCTCACGGTGCTGTTCATTTTCGTGATCGGCTACGCCGGCGCGCAACTCACGGCTCATGTTCAGGGCGCCCCGCCCGCGCAGGCGGGACAAGAAAGCAACACCGTTTCGGTGAACGGATACTACATCGGCTCTTTGGCCGAGCTCGCCGGCGTAGCCATCGCCATTTATCTGATGCGGCTAGTGGCGAACGCGACTCTTTCGGATCTGGGTTTCGGGATTCGGCGGCTCGGTCGCGACATCGGCGTCGGAGCGGTGGCGCTATTGGCGAGCGCCGTGCCGATTTACGGTTTGAATGAACTGTTGACCCGCTATGTCAAATACACGCACCAAGTGCTCAAATCGCTTGAATCGCAGCCCGACGTTCGGATGTTCGTCGCCACGGCCGTGGCAGCGCTCGTCGTGGCGCCGCTGTTCGAAGAGTTTTTGTTCCGCGTCTTGTTGCAAGGCTGGTTCGAAAAGATTGAGTCGCTGCGGCGCATGTTGCGGCTCGGCTTGCCCGGCGAGGGGCCGGCCTGGTGGCCGATCGTGCTCAGTTCATTTCTGTGGGCGATCATGCACTGGCAGAACGGCCTGGCCGCCGTGCCCCTCTTTTTCTTCGGCCTCGTGCTCGGCTATCTTTATCAGCGGTCGCACCGCATTTGGCCCTCAATGACCACCCATTTCCTGCTCAATGCAACCACAATGACCGCCCTCTGGTTTCAAATCCACCACGGCCACTAAGCTGATTTCGGCCATCGCGTTCTCTCCGCGTCTCCGCGTCTCCGCGTGATAAATCTTTGAACCAAAAGCAGGAGAATCCATGCCCTACGGTTTCGGCATCATCGGTTGCGGAATGATCGCCCGATTTCATGCTCATGCGATCGACGAAGTGAAAGGAGCCAAGCTGGTCGGGTGCTTCGACACATTCACGGCGTCGGCCGATCGTTTGGCCGCCGAAACCGGCTGCAAGGCCTATCATAAGCTGGAAGACATGCTGGCCGATCCGAAGATCAATATCGTCACGATCGGCACGCCGAGCGGAGCGCACATGGACCCGGCCGTCGCGGCCGCGAAAGCCGGCAAGCACGTGATCGTCGAGAAGCCGTTGGAAATCACGCTCAAGCGTTGCGATGCGATCATCGCCGCCTGCGAGCGCGGCGGAGTGAAGCTCTCGACGGTGTTGCCCTCGCGATTCCACGACGGCAGCCGCGAATTGAAACGGGCCGTCGATGCCGGCCGCTTCGGCCAACTCGCGCTCGGCGATTCCTATGTCAAATGGTTTCGCACGCAAGCCTATTACGACAGCGGCGCATGGCGCGGCACTTGGGAGCTCGACGGCGGCGGGGCGCTGATGAATCAGGCCATCCACAGCGTCGATCTGCTGACATGGCTGATGGGCCCCGTGGCGGAAGTGCAGGCCCAAACCGCCACGCTCGCCCACCAGCGGATCGCGGTCGAAGACACGGCCGTCGGCACGCTGCGTTTCGCCAACGGAGCGCTCGGCGTCGTCGAAGCCAGCACGGCCGCCTATCCTGGCTATCTCAAACGGATCGAAATCAACGGCTCCGAAGGCTCGGCCGTCTTGGAAGAAGAAGACATCACTCGTTGGGATTTCGTCAAAAGCCAGCGGCGCGATGAAGCGATCCGCGAGCAGATGCACCAGCGCCGCAGCACCGGCGGCGGCGCCGCCGACCCGTCGGCCATCGGCCATCACGGCCACGCCCGCCAATTCGCCGACGTCGTCAAAGCGATCCGCACGGACGGCACGCCCGCGGTCGATGGCCGCGAGGGGCGAAGATCGGTGGAAATTATCTTGGCGATTTACAAATCGGCCGAATCGGGGCGGCCGGTCTCGCTGCCGCTCTCAGGCGACCCGACGCTAACCGCCCGCCGGAGAACAAAGGCTTAAGACTACAGGCCGAGGGCATGAGGAAGTGAACTTTCCCGCGGCCGTGCGGTTAGCGACAATAGAACTGGCCTGATCGTCAACCGGTAACCTGCCCTTCGTCATATGCAACTCCCTCGCAATCCAACTCGCGCTGTCCGCATTGGCTCGGTCACGATCGGGGCCGGTCATCCCGTGGCCGTGCAAAGCATGACGGCGACGTCGACCCAAGATATCGCTGCCACCGTGGGCCAGGTGAACGATCTTGTCCGCTCGGGCGCCGATATTGTTCGCATCGCCGTGGACAGTCGGCGCGATGCCGAGGCGTTGGCTGCCGTGCGCGATCAAACATCAGCCAATCTTGCCGTCGATTTGCAAGAAAACTACCGACTGGCGGAAGTGGTCGCTCCGCATGTCGACAAGGTGCGCTACAATCCGGGCCATCTGTACCACCACGAACGCGAAAAGCCGTGGCAAGACAAGGTGCGCTACCTGGCCGACGTCGCGGCCGAGCACGATTGTGCGATTCGCGTCGGGGTGAATTGCGGCAGCGTCGATCCGGCCGCCAAGGGCCGATTCGCTGCCGGCGATTGGCTCGGCCCGATGCTCGCCAGCGCCCTGGAGCATTGCGAGCTGCTGGACCGATTGGGCTTCACGCGGTATTGCGTGTCGCTGAAAGATTCCGATCCGGCGAAGGTGATCGAAGTGAATCGGCAATTCGCGGCCGCCCGGCCCGACGTGCCGCTGCACCTCGGCGTAACGGAAGCCGGCCTGCCGCCCGACGGCATCATCAAAACGCGGATTGCATTCGAGCAACTCATTAGCCGTGGGATCGGCGACACGATTCGCGTCTCGCTCACCGTGCCGAATTCTCGCAAGGGAGAGGAAATCGCCGCGGGACGGCAGATTTTGGCCGATGTCGCCGCCGGCCGGGTCCGCAGTTTCGTCGATTTCGGGCTGAAAACGCTGAATATCATCAGTTGCCCGAGTTGCTCGCGCGTCGAGAACGAGGCGTTCATCGAACTGGCCGAGCAGGTGAAGGAGATGACTCGCTACGCCGAGCAGCATGCGATCACGATTGCCGTGATGGGCTGCCGCGTGAATGGCCCCGGCGAAACCGACGACGCCGATCTCGGCCTATGGTGCGGCCCGAAGCACGTCAATCTCAAGCGTGGCAGTGAAGATTTGGGGGCGTATCCCTACGATCAAATTCTGCCCCGCCTGCGATCCGAGCTCGACGACCTGATCGCCCGCCGCACACAGCCCGCATAGGCGGTCGGCGTTCCCCGAGCCCGCAGCGCTAGCAAGGAAGTCTTGCTTTGTGGCCATGCCGGCTGCCTTGAGGAAGGCTGGCTTCAGCGAATGGTTGGAAAGGCGCGGTGAACGTGATGAAGGTTCCTCTCTCCGAAATGAAAGACGACTTGGCAAAATACCTTCGTGTTGCCGAGAAGGAGCAGGTCGTAATCACGCGGCGTGGTCGCCCGGCTGGGGTCTTGATGGGTTTCGCCTCCGCAGACAAGTGGTTCGACTATCGGCTCGAGAATGAACCCCGCGTTCTGAAACGAATCGAGGCGGCTCGGAAGAGCTTGCGCCAAGGGAACGGGGTCAGAATCGAGGATCTCCCGCCGTCGAAACCGCCCAAAACCAAACGTCGGAAATAACGAATTGCCGCGCCGGGCTTTGCTGCCTCGACGAAATTTCACTTTCTGGACATCCGCGGCGAGTCGAGTTAGACTCGCCGTGCCGAACGGCTGCGGCATCGCGGGGTTTGCTTCTTGTCGTCGATTCGTGGCCGCGTTTTCTTTCCGCGGCTTGGCCACGGAATTCGTTTTGTCCGATTGCAGCAGGGCGCGATGGACTGGACGCAGCACTACAATCCGGCCGGCTCGGAGATTCTTTCGACCGCGCTTGCGGCGCTGCCCATCATCGTGCTGCTCGGCCTGCTGGGATTGTTTCGCTGGACCGCGCCGAAGGCGGCGGCGGCGGGGCTGTTGACGGCGCTTTGCGTGTCGATCCTGGCGTTTCGCATGCCGGCGAACATGGCGTTTTGGGCGGCCGGCCTGGGGGCTTGCTTCGGGCTGTTTCCGATCGGCTGGATCGTGTTTGCCGCCGTGTTTCTCTACACGCTGACGGTCGAGTCGGGCCAATTCGAAACGATCAAAACCTCGGTGGCAGCGCTCTCGCCCGACCGGCGAATTCAAGCGCTCTTGATCGCCTTCAATTTCGGCGCGTTTCTGGAAGGCTGCGCGGGGTTCGGAGCGCCCGTGGCCATTTCATCGGCATTGATGATCGGCGTCGGCTTTCCGCCGCTGTATGCCGCCGGCTTGGCGCTGTTGGCCAACACGGCCCCGGTCGCATTCGGTTCGCTCGGGATCCCGATCACCACGTTGGGCGACGTCACGAAAATCGATGCGAACATTCTCAGCGTCATGGCCGGCCGGCAGTTGCCGTTGTTCTCGCTATTGATTCCGGTGTGGATGGTGCTCTTGATGTCGGGCTGGCGGGGATTGCGACAAGTCTGGCCCGCCGTGTTGGTGGCAGGGGGGAGTTTTGCCACGGTGCAATTCGTCGTCTCGCAGCATTTTGGCCCGATGCTGGTCGATGTCGCGGGGGGGCTGGTGTCGCTGGTGGTCATGGCGATTTTCTTGAAGTTCTGGCAACCGAAAGAACTATGGCATTTTGCCGGCGAGCGCGAGGCCGTGCCCGACCCGGTGGCCGAAGCAGCGGGCGGGCCGGACGAAGCTGCGGGATCGCCGCGGCAAGCGTCGCCGCAAAAGAATTCGCAACCAGCCAAGCCCCGGGTCTATACCCACGGCGAGGTCGCGCGGGCCTGGGTGCCGTGGCTGCTGATGTCGCTATTGGTGTTTGCGTGGGGCCTGCCGCAGTTTCGGATGCTGGTCGAAACCCGCACGACGGTCAATGTGCCGGTGGCGGCAATTCATAATCGCATTTATCGGAGCGAGCCCGTGGTGGCGCCGCCGGCCAAGGCCGAGGCGGCCCTGTTCAAATTCAATTGGCTCTCGGCCACGGGCACGGCCGTCATGTTCGCCGCGATTCTCACGGCGATTTGGCTTGGAATTTCGCCGTGGCGGTTCGCCAGAACGTTCGTCCGGACGCTCCGGGCGTTGGCTTGGCCGCTGTTTACGATCGCCGCCATGCTGGCGATTGCCTACACGACGCGCTACAGCGGCACCGACGCGACGCTCGGCCTGGCATTCACGCACACGGGCGCGCTGTATCCTTTTTTCGCCCCGTTGCTCGGCTGGCTGGGCGTCGCGCTAACCGGCTCCGACACATCGTCGAACGCCTTGTTCGGCGACTTGCAACGCATTACCGCGCAGCGGCTCGGGTTGAGCCCGGTGCTGATTTGCACTTCGAACAGCACCGGGGGCGTGATGGGAAAGATGATCGACGCGCAAAGCATCGTCGTCAGCGCTTCGACGACCGGCCAGGCAGGGAACGAATCGCAGATCCTGCGTTTCGTGTTTTGGCACAGCCTCGCCTTGGCCTGCCTGATGGGCCTGCTGGTCGTGTTGCAAGCCTACGTGTTCACCGGCATAGTGCCGGCACTACCGGCGAAATAAATCATTCGCGAGGCCGGAGTAGCTACACTAGCCCGAAGCGTTAGCGAGGGTGCCACTGGGACTCACCCTCGCTAACGCTTCGGACTGCGATTTCGCAGCCGGCCTCAAATTCCCGGCGGCATGAATAATCCAAGTTAGCGCCAGGCAAAATCGCCGGCGTTGACGCTGGGGAGATGCGTTACGCCCATCAGATGCTTGTCCACGGCGCGGGCGGCTTCGCGGCCCTCTTGGATCGCCCACACGACGAGCGATTGGCCGCGGCGCAAATCGCCGGCCGCGAACACCCCGGGCACGCTCGACATATATTCGGCGTTCGTTTTCACATTGCCGCGCTGATCGAGTTCCAAACCCAAATCGGCGATCGGACCGGTTTTTTCCGGGCCCAAAAAGCCCATCGCCAACAGCACCAGTTGGCATGGCCAGCTTTGCTCCGAACCCGGTAGCTCGCGCATCACCATCCGGCCCGAATCGTCTTTCATCCATTCGATCTGCACGGTGACGAGATTTTTCACGCGGCCTTGCTCGTCGCCATGGAATTCTTTTGTCAGAATGCTCCAATGCCGCGCGCCGCCTTCTTCATGCGAAGTGCTGGTGCGGAGGATCATCGGCCAGAGGGGCCACGGTGTGTGCACCGGGCGTTGATGGGCACGCGGATAATTGCCCACGTCGGGCGGTTGGGAAAGCAATTCGAACTGCGTCAGGCTGCGGCACCCTTGGCGGTGCGACGTGCCGGTGCAGTCGCTGCCGGTATCGCCGCCGCCGATCACGATCACATCTTTTTCGCCGGCGAGAATCTGGCCCGCAACGGCGTCTCCCTGGTTGCGGGCATTCTGTTGCGGCAGGAATTCCATTGCGAAATGGATTCCTTGCAGATCCCGACCGGGGATCGGCAGGTCGCGCGGCTTGGTGGCTCCGCCGGCGAGTAGGATCGCATCGTATTTCTCGCGCAATTCGGCCGTCGGGACCGTCACGCCGACATTCGCATTGCAGCGGAACTCCACTCCCTCGGCCTCCATCTGGCGAATCCGCCGCCAAACATGCGACTTTTCCAGCTTGAAATCAGGTATGCCGTACATCAACAATCCGCCCGGCCGATTGGCCCGCTCGAACACCGTCACGCCATGGCCGGAGCGATTCAACTGCTGTGCGGCTGCCAAACCTGATGGCCCGGAACCGACGACGGCCACGCGCTTGCCGGTGCGAACCAGCGGCGGCTCCGGCTCGATCCAGCCGTTGGCGATGCCATGATCGGCGATCGCCATTTCGATTTGCTTGATGGCCACCGGGTCTTCGTTGATCCCCAGCACGCATGCCGCTTCGCACGGCGCGGGGCAAACACGGCCGGTAAATTCCGGAAAATTGTTCGTCGCATGCAGCCGATCGAGCGCCTCGCGCCAATGATCGCGCGACACCAAATCGTTCCAATCCGGAATGATGTTGCCCAGCGGGCAGCCGGTGTGGCAGAACGGCACGCCGCAATCCATGCAGCGCGCCCCTTGGCGGTGCAATTCCTCAATCGGGAGTGGCTTGAGAAACTCGTTGAAGTGTTTCAGCCGATCGGCCACCGGCTCCTTGCCGCCTGTCTGTCGAGCGTATTTCAGAAACCCGCGCAGGTCACCCATGGCTCACCTCTTGCAGCGCGGCCGGGTGATTTTTTGAAGTGTGATCGCCGTCGGCCGCATTGCCGTTCGCTGCGTCGCCGCCGCTGCCATTGCCGTTGCCGTAGCCGGCGTCGGCCATGCGGGCGGTTTCTTCCATCGCGCGCTGCAATTCGGCGAGCGCGCGCTTGTAGTCGATGGGCATTACTTTCACGAATTTGTCCGTCAATCGGTCCCAATTGTCCAACACATACTGTCCGCGTTCGCTGAGCGTGTATTCCACATGGCGGCGGATCATTTCGCGAATCGAATCCAACTCGGCGGCGTCGGGCGCTTCCAGGTGAACCATTTCGCGATTCACCAGCGGCGGAAAAGTGCCTTGCTCGTCGAGCACATAAGCCACGCCGCCGCTCATGCCGGCCGCGAAATTGCGGCCCGTGTTGCCGAGAATGATCGCCTGGCCGCCGGTCATGTATTCGCAGCCGTGGTCGCCGATGCCTTCCACCACCGCCGACGCTCCGCTATTGCGCACGCAGAATCGCTCGCCGGCGATGCCGCGGATAAACACTTCGCCGCTGGTGGCGCCGTAAAGCACCACGTTGCCGGCGATGATATTTTCCTCGGCTTTGAACGTCGACTCCCGGGGCGGATAGACGATGATACGTCCGCCGGAAAGGCCCTTGCCCAAATAGTCGTTCACGTCCCCTTCGACCCGCACCGTCACACCGTGCACGCCAAACGCCATCAGGCTTTGACCGGCGCTGCCGATGAAATTGAGCTGGACCGTGTCGTCGTGCGAGAAGCCGCCGGCCCCGAAGCGGCGCGTCACTTCACTGCAAAGAATCGTGCCGACGGTGCGGTTCACATTGCGAATCGGCAAATGGGCCACGATCGGCGTTTGCTCATCGAGCGCAAGCTGGCACAACGGCAACAACGTCGTGACATCGAGCGACGATTCCAATTGATGGTCTTGCGACTTGCAGCAATAGGTCTTCACCGCCGGCGGCGCCTCCGGTTGGTAGAGAATCTTCGAGAAATCGAGGCCCGAGGCCTTCCAATGCGCGATGGCACGGCGAACGTCGAGCCGATCCACGCGGCCGACCATCTCGTTGATCGTGCGGAAGCCGAGCCGGGCCATGATCTGCCGCACTTCCTCGGCCAGCAGGAAGAAGAAGTTGACGACCGCCTCGGGCTTGCCGGTAAACTTTTTTCGCAGCACGGGGTCTTGCGTGGCGATGCCGACCGGGCAGGTGTTGAGGTGGCACTTGCGCATCATGATGCAGCCAAGCGTCACAAGCGCGGCGGTGGCGATGCCCCATTCCTCGGCGCCCAACAGAGCGGCGATGGCCACGTCTTTGCCGGTGCGGAGCATGCCGTCGGTTTGCACGACGATGCGGCTGCGGAGATCGTTTTTCACCAGCACTTGGTGCGTCTCGGCGAGCCCAAGTTCCCACGGCAGCCCGGCGTGTTTGATCGACGTTAGCGGGCTGGCGCCGGTGCCGCCGTCGTGTCCGCTGATGAGCACGACATCGGCCTTGCCCTTGGCCACGCCGGCCGCCACCGTGCCGACGCCGACTTCCGCGACGAGCTTGACGCTGATGCGAGCCTTGGTGTTGGAATTCTTTAGGTCGTGGATCAACTGGGCGAGATCTTCGATGGAATAGATGTCGTGGTGCGGCGGCGGCGAGATCAAGCCGACGCCGGGAGTGCTGTGGCGGATGCGTGCGATTTCGCGATCGACTTTGTGGCCGGGCAACTGGCCCCCTTCGCCGGGCTTGGCCCCTTGAGCCATCTTGATCTGCAATTCCTCGGCATTGACGAGATACAAACTCGTGACGCCGAACCGCCCGCTGGCCACCTGTTTCACCGCGCTATTGCGCCGGTCGCCATTGGCGTCGGGAACATAGCGGGCCGGGTCTTCGCCCCCTTCGCCCGTGTTGCTCTTGCCGCCGATCCGGTTCATGGCCACGGCGAGTGTTTCGTGCGCTTCTTTCGAGATCGAGCCATACGACATCGCGCCGGTGGCGAAGCGCTTGACGATTTCCACGGCCGGCTCGACCTCGTCGATGGCGATCGGATTTTCGGCCCATTTGAATTCCAACAGCCCGCGGAGCGTGAGCAAGCGCGTGTTTTGCTCGTCGATCATGCGGCAATAGGCTTTGAAATCCTCGCGGCTATTGATCTGCGTGGCTTGCTGTAGCTTAGCGACAACTTCGGGGCTGAGCATGTGGGCTTCGCCCTTGCGACGCCACTGATATTGGCCCCCCACGTCGAGATCGAGCGTTTGCGGCACGGCCACGCGTGGATAGCCATGCTCGTGCCGGCGGAGCGATTCTTCGGCGACCCCTTCCAGATCGATGCCTTCGAGCCGGCTGGGGGTGCGAGTGAAATACTCGTCGACAAAGCGGCTCGCTAGGCCGATCGCTTCGAAGATCTGAGCTCCGCGGTAGCTTTGCAGCGTCGAGATGCCCATTTTCGAAATCACTTTCAGGATGCCCTTCGCTGCGGCTTTGACGTAGTTCTTGTGCAGCTTTTCTCGCGGCATGTCGCGCGGCAACAGGCCGTCGGCATGCATCTGGTCCAGCGTCGCCAGGGCTAGATAGGGATTGATCGCTCCAGCACCGTAGGACGTGAGAAGAGCGAAATGATGCACTTCGCGAGCCTCGCCCGTCTCTACGACCAGACCGCAACGGGTGCGTGTTTCCTGGCGGATCAAGTGGTGATGCACGGCGCTGGTGGCCAGCAGGGCGGGGATCGGCACCCAGTCGGCATCGACGCCACGATCCGAAAGAATCAGGATCGTCGCTCCCTCTTCGAGTGCCCGAGACGATTCGCCGCGCAGATCCTCCAATCGGCGCCGCATTCCTTCCACCCCTTCGGCACGCGGAAAGAGGATCGAAAGCGTGTGGCTGCGCAGGCGGCCGCGCCCCGCGCCAACTTCATACCCACGCAAAGCCGTGGGCATGGCGCCCGGCAGGGCCCCGTCACTCGCCCCTCGCCCCTCGCCCCTCCCTTGGTTTCCGAGCTGCTTGATGATCGCCAATTCGGCGTCGGTGAGGATCGGCTGCTCAAGGCGCAACAGGGCGCATTGCTGCGGAGTTTCGTCGAGCAGATTTCCTTCGGAGCCAATCGTCGTGATTAGCGACGTGATGATTTCTTCGCGAATCGCGTCGAGCGGAGGATTGGTGACTTGGGCGAATAGCTGCTTGAAATAGTTGTAGAGCAGTTGCGGGCGGTCGGAGAGCACGGCCAGCGGCGTGTCGTTGCCCATCGAGCCGATCGCCTCTTGCGCGTCGGTAGCCATCGGGCCGATCAGAATCCGCAAATCTTCGAACGTGTAGCCGAACGTGCGCTGCAATTTGACCAACGGCCGATCATGGTAGCCGTTGGCGTGGCCGTTGCGCGGAGCGGCACCATGTTCACTAGGGTGTTCCTCGTGGCCGGATGGGCCATCATGCGAAGCATGCTCGGCATGGGCGCCGGCGGATTCCTTCAGATCGGTGAGCTTGACGATGTTTTCGTTCAGCCATTCGCGATAGGGATGCCGAGCGGCAAGGCCGTTTTTGATCTCCTTGTCGGCAATGATGCGCTGCTGAGCAGTGTCGACCAGAAACATCCGTCCGGGGCGAAGCCGCCCTTTGTATTCGATATTTTCCGGAGGGATGCTCAACACGCCCGCTTCGGAGGCCAACACGACGTAGCGATCCTTTGTGACCCAGTAGCGGCTGGGCCGCAGGCCGTTTCGATCGAGGCAGGCGCCGATCATCGTGCCATCCGTGAAGGCCATCGAGGCAGGACCATCCCACGGCTCGAGGAGACACGATTGATATTCGTAGTAGGCCTTCGATTCGTCGGACATGCTTTCATGGCCGGCCCACGGCTCGGGAATCAGCATCGACATCGCTTGCGGCAAGCTTCGGCCAGCGAGGACGAGTAGCTCCAACGCATTGTCGAAAATGGCCGAGTCGCTCGCCCCCGGCGTGCAGATGGGCATGATCTTGTGCAGGTCCGGCCCATATTTTTCGCTTGCCAGCATTCCCTCGCGGGCATGCATCCAATTCACGTTGCCCCGCAAGGTGTTGATTTCGCCATTGTGCGCCAAGAAGCGGAACGGGTGGGCCAAGTCCCAGGTGGGAAACGTGTTCGTGCTGTAGCGCTGATGCACCAGGGCAAGTGCCGAAACGAATCGCGAATCTTGCAAATCGAGATAATAGCCCTCGGTTTGCTCCGGCAGCATCAATCCCTTGTAGATCAGCACCCGGGTCGAAAGGCTTGGAAGGTAGAAAAACTTTCGCTCGCTCAGCCGGCTCGTGCGAACGACGCGCTCGATCCGCTTGCGAATGACGTAGAGCTTCCATTCGAGCATGTCGGGCGGCGTTTCAGGACCGCGCGCGATGAAGATCTGGCGTACGACCGGTTCGACATCGCGAGCCAGCCAACCCAGCACGCGGTTGTCGACCGGCACATCGCGCCAGCCGAGCAACTGCTGACCTTCTTCGGCGACGATCTGTTCGAGGCGCTGCTGGCAGAATTGGCGCTGCGCTTCGTCGCGTGGCAGGAATACCGCCCCGGCGCCGTAATCGCCCGCGGCCGGCAATGCGATGCCCAAATCGGCCGCGACCGCGTGCAGAAATTCGTGCGGCATTTGCGTGAGAATGCCGCAGCCGTCGCCGGTGAGCGGGTCGCAGCCGCAGGCGCCGCGATGGCTCAGATTGACGAGGATTTCCAGCCCCCAGCGCAAGACGTCGTGGCTTTTCTTGCCGTCCATATTCACCACGAACCCGACGCCGCAGGCATCGTGCTCTTGGGCAGGATCGTAGAGACCGGATTCGGGGCGGGTGGAATGATTTTCAAACATGGCAGTTTTCAGACGCGGTTGGTAAGCGTAGTACGGGGCTTTTTCGCCGGCGCACTGCCGACGGCTTCTACACACTTGCAGCCCGGCGGCGAACGCCGCCGGCGCTGGAATAAATGTCACGAACCGGTTTGGGCAACCGCCAATTGCCGCGAACGGCCCGGGCCCGCGCCGTTCGATTTTCCATTGCCCTCTGCGATTTTCCCAGGCTCCGCCGCCGCTGCGCTGGCCGCCGGAGCCAACGGTACAATCGCACTGCTGCCCACAACATCCTCCGTGTCCTTGTCGTCCGTATCTTTTCCCACGAGAGCGCTGCCGACGAGATCTTTGCCTTCGGAACACAGCAGATCGATGAACCGCCGAACGGTGACGCCCAAATCCTTGCCGCGGCGGTGAATGATCCCCAGCGGCCGCACCAATTCGTCGGTGGCCAGCGGCACCGCCGCCAACGTTCCGGCTTCGACTTCACGAAGCACGGTGGGCTGCGGCAGCAAGCCGATTCCGGCATCGATTTCGATCGCGCGCTTGATGGTTTCCACGTTGTCGAACTCCATCACCACGCGGACTTCGACATCGTGCAGATGCAAGACGCGATCGATTTCTCGACGAATCGTCAGATCCGCGTCGAAGCCGACCACCGGTTGCCCGGCCAGTTCTTCCAATTCG
This genomic window contains:
- a CDS encoding glutamate synthase subunit beta encodes the protein MGDLRGFLKYARQTGGKEPVADRLKHFNEFLKPLPIEELHRQGARCMDCGVPFCHTGCPLGNIIPDWNDLVSRDHWREALDRLHATNNFPEFTGRVCPAPCEAACVLGINEDPVAIKQIEMAIADHGIANGWIEPEPPLVRTGKRVAVVGSGPSGLAAAQQLNRSGHGVTVFERANRPGGLLMYGIPDFKLEKSHVWRRIRQMEAEGVEFRCNANVGVTVPTAELREKYDAILLAGGATKPRDLPIPGRDLQGIHFAMEFLPQQNARNQGDAVAGQILAGEKDVIVIGGGDTGSDCTGTSHRQGCRSLTQFELLSQPPDVGNYPRAHQRPVHTPWPLWPMILRTSTSHEEGGARHWSILTKEFHGDEQGRVKNLVTVQIEWMKDDSGRMVMRELPGSEQSWPCQLVLLAMGFLGPEKTGPIADLGLELDQRGNVKTNAEYMSSVPGVFAAGDLRRGQSLVVWAIQEGREAARAVDKHLMGVTHLPSVNAGDFAWR
- the gltB gene encoding glutamate synthase large subunit, producing the protein MFENHSTRPESGLYDPAQEHDACGVGFVVNMDGKKSHDVLRWGLEILVNLSHRGACGCDPLTGDGCGILTQMPHEFLHAVAADLGIALPAAGDYGAGAVFLPRDEAQRQFCQQRLEQIVAEEGQQLLGWRDVPVDNRVLGWLARDVEPVVRQIFIARGPETPPDMLEWKLYVIRKRIERVVRTSRLSERKFFYLPSLSTRVLIYKGLMLPEQTEGYYLDLQDSRFVSALALVHQRYSTNTFPTWDLAHPFRFLAHNGEINTLRGNVNWMHAREGMLASEKYGPDLHKIMPICTPGASDSAIFDNALELLVLAGRSLPQAMSMLIPEPWAGHESMSDESKAYYEYQSCLLEPWDGPASMAFTDGTMIGACLDRNGLRPSRYWVTKDRYVVLASEAGVLSIPPENIEYKGRLRPGRMFLVDTAQQRIIADKEIKNGLAARHPYREWLNENIVKLTDLKESAGAHAEHASHDGPSGHEEHPSEHGAAPRNGHANGYHDRPLVKLQRTFGYTFEDLRILIGPMATDAQEAIGSMGNDTPLAVLSDRPQLLYNYFKQLFAQVTNPPLDAIREEIITSLITTIGSEGNLLDETPQQCALLRLEQPILTDAELAIIKQLGNQGRGEGRGASDGALPGAMPTALRGYEVGAGRGRLRSHTLSILFPRAEGVEGMRRRLEDLRGESSRALEEGATILILSDRGVDADWVPIPALLATSAVHHHLIRQETRTRCGLVVETGEAREVHHFALLTSYGAGAINPYLALATLDQMHADGLLPRDMPREKLHKNYVKAAAKGILKVISKMGISTLQSYRGAQIFEAIGLASRFVDEYFTRTPSRLEGIDLEGVAEESLRRHEHGYPRVAVPQTLDLDVGGQYQWRRKGEAHMLSPEVVAKLQQATQINSREDFKAYCRMIDEQNTRLLTLRGLLEFKWAENPIAIDEVEPAVEIVKRFATGAMSYGSISKEAHETLAVAMNRIGGKSNTGEGGEDPARYVPDANGDRRNSAVKQVASGRFGVTSLYLVNAEELQIKMAQGAKPGEGGQLPGHKVDREIARIRHSTPGVGLISPPPHHDIYSIEDLAQLIHDLKNSNTKARISVKLVAEVGVGTVAAGVAKGKADVVLISGHDGGTGASPLTSIKHAGLPWELGLAETHQVLVKNDLRSRIVVQTDGMLRTGKDVAIAALLGAEEWGIATAALVTLGCIMMRKCHLNTCPVGIATQDPVLRKKFTGKPEAVVNFFFLLAEEVRQIMARLGFRTINEMVGRVDRLDVRRAIAHWKASGLDFSKILYQPEAPPAVKTYCCKSQDHQLESSLDVTTLLPLCQLALDEQTPIVAHLPIRNVNRTVGTILCSEVTRRFGAGGFSHDDTVQLNFIGSAGQSLMAFGVHGVTVRVEGDVNDYLGKGLSGGRIIVYPPRESTFKAEENIIAGNVVLYGATSGEVFIRGIAGERFCVRNSGASAVVEGIGDHGCEYMTGGQAIILGNTGRNFAAGMSGGVAYVLDEQGTFPPLVNREMVHLEAPDAAELDSIREMIRRHVEYTLSERGQYVLDNWDRLTDKFVKVMPIDYKRALAELQRAMEETARMADAGYGNGNGSGGDAANGNAADGDHTSKNHPAALQEVSHG